One Brassica napus cultivar Da-Ae chromosome A1, Da-Ae, whole genome shotgun sequence genomic region harbors:
- the LOC125610068 gene encoding uncharacterized protein LOC125610068: protein MKVFLWSMVQRALPLGENLQRRGITSDVSCPHCKATETSIHTFFLCPFAQKVWEKIPLHHTVHIAADDTIETILSKFRNTICLPPSGVSSPIFPWTCWTIWTTRNKLIFENLSSSPEEIVAKSITLAREWSTAQAKEPKQNTTFPGQTTRQGQEPPRYRPLPPDTITCKTDASWDKTTRRAELAWICSGSEGNTIQQGTELQESVASPLVAEALAVRSAIIAATSKEIKNLRVLSDSSTLIRAITTNRQEKEIFGIVFDISNRSFLSFNLSLSIIYLGLKICKPIA, encoded by the coding sequence ATGAAAGTCTTCTTATGGTCCATGGTGCAAAGAGCTCTTCCTTTGGGGGAAAACCTACAGCGAAGAGGAATCACATCAGACGTATCGTGCCCACACTGCAAGGCAACGGAAACATCAATCCATACTTTCTTCTTGTGCCCGTTCGCTCAAAAGGTTTGGGAAAAGATCCCCCTGCATCATACAGTTCACATAGCTGCAGACGACACTATTGAAACCATCCTGTCCAAGTTCCGTAACACGATATGCCTACCACCCTCAGGAGTATCATCTCCTATATTCCCCTGGACCTGTTGGACCATATGGACAACAAGAAATAAGTTAATCTTCGAGAATCTATCCTCTAGCCCTGAAGAGATAGTCGCAAAAAGCATAACTTTGGCAAGAGAGTGGAGTACGGCTCAAGCAAAGGAACCAAAGCAGAACACCACGTTCCCTGGACAAACAACGCGACAAGGACAAGAACCTCCGAGGTATCGACCACTCCCCCCCGATACGATCACTTGCAAGACAGACGCATCGTGGGACAAAACAACAAGGAGAGCAGAACTAGCTTGGATCTGTTCAGGAAGCGAAGGGAACACCATACAACAAGGCACTGAGTTACAAGAATCCGTCGCTTCACCCCTCGTGGCTGAGGCTCTCGCTGTTAGATCAGCAATCATCGCAGCAACATCAAAGGAGATCAAAAACCTTCGAGTGTTGTCTGACTCTTCAACGCTCATCAGAGCTATTACCACCAATCGACAGGAAAAGGAAATCTTCGGAATCGTCTTCGACATATCCAACAGATCTTTTCTGTCTTTCAATCTATCTCTTTCGATTATCTACCTAGGGCTCAAAATTTGCAAGCCGATCGCTTAG